From the genome of Phyllostomus discolor isolate MPI-MPIP mPhyDis1 chromosome 12, mPhyDis1.pri.v3, whole genome shotgun sequence, one region includes:
- the KLK14 gene encoding kallikrein-14: MFLLLAALQILAVAMAQGQGDNKIIGGYPCIPHSQPWQAALLVGVTCRFLCGGALLSDRWVITAAHCSRRNLRVALGKQNLKNKNEATQQVLRVVRQVPHPQYNHRTNDNDLMLLQLSRPAQLGQAVRPITLAQSCARPGTSCLVSGWGTTSSPIASYPNSLQCVNIEIASDQQCKNAYPGAITAGMVCAGVPNGGKDSCQGDSGGPLVCQGQLQGLVSWGMERCALPGYPGVYTNLCKYYSWIQQTMRGG; the protein is encoded by the exons aTGTTCCTCCTGCTGGCCGCACTTCAGATCTTGGCTGTAG CCATGGCACAGGGCCAAGGGGATAACAAGATAATTGGTGGCTACCCGTGCATCCCGCACTCCCAGCCGTGGCAAGCAGCCCTGCTGGTGGGTGTCACCTGTCGCTTCCTCTGTGGAGGGGCCCTGCTGTCAGACCGGTGGGTCATCACCGCTGCTCACTGCTCCCGCCG GAACCTGCGGGTTGCCTTGGGCAAACAAAACCTGAAGAATAAGAACGaggccacacagcaggtgctGCGTGTGGTGCGCCAGGTGCCACATCCCCAGTACAACCACCGGACCAACGACAACGATCTGATGCTTCTGCAGCTGAGTCGGCCTGCACAGCTGGGGCAGGCGGTGAGGCCCATCACTCTGGCCCAGAGCTGTGCCCGCCCTGGCACCTCCTGCCTCGTGTCTGGCTGGGGCACCACATCCAGTCCCATTG CCAGCTACCCCAACAGTCTGCAGTGTGTGAACATCGAGATCGCCTCCGACCAGCAGTGTAAGAATGCCTACCCTGGAGCCATCACTGCCGGTATGGTCTGTGCCGGGGTCCCCAACGGTGGAAAGGACTCTTGTCAG GGAGATTCTGGGGGACCCCTGGTGTGTCAAGGGCAGCTCCAGGGCCTTGTGTCCTGGGGGATGGAGCGCTGTGCCCTGCCTGGCTACCCCGGAGTCTACACCAACCTCTGCAAGTACTACAGCTGGATCCAGCAAACCATGAGGGGCGGCTGA